From the genome of Bacteroidota bacterium, one region includes:
- a CDS encoding M28 family peptidase, which produces MKHLLSILLVLSIIIGCSSTQPRITSNDVTAGELQRHVMYLASDELEGRRPGTKGNELAANYIAKEFKSYGLKPLGDNGTYFQNFKFVSELKVGKNNSLAFNVDGKTLNFTPDVDFRPMNFSSDTSITAELVFAGYGIEADTLHYNDYTGIDVKDKLAVILRYSPDGNNQSSNFSGYSSFTKKIMTARDKGAAGVIFVTGPVDEANAPLIPLRHERGSMNSGIAVIQLDQNAANSIFENIRMNLLSLQKSINENKKPNSFNFANTSVTLKTEIEKIYSNTANVVGYFDGNDASLKSEHIIIGAHFDHLGLGGASSGSIVPDSIAVHNGADDNASGTAGLLEIAQSLASHHTQMKRSYVFAAFSAEELGLLGSAHYVKNSPLPLDKSVAMINLDMIGRLKDSVLTIQGVGTSPVWNEIIQKQNQDSVFKLKLGQDGFGSSDHASFTSKEIPVLFFFTGLHSDYHRPSDDWQLINYEGQKMVTDFVIGVVRQLDAVNAKPSFVKIEQTSGMREGGRNFRVSFGIMPDFGDDSKGMRISGTRAGSPAEKAGLKANDIIINFGGKSVKNIYDLTSLLGDFKPGDEVEVVVLRGEETLTMKATLQGR; this is translated from the coding sequence ATGAAACATCTTCTATCAATACTTCTTGTTCTTTCAATCATTATCGGTTGCAGTTCTACTCAACCGAGAATTACTTCGAACGATGTTACAGCCGGAGAACTTCAACGTCACGTAATGTATTTAGCTTCGGATGAACTCGAAGGCAGACGGCCGGGGACAAAAGGCAACGAACTTGCCGCAAATTACATCGCGAAAGAATTCAAATCATATGGACTAAAACCATTAGGAGATAACGGAACATATTTTCAAAACTTCAAGTTTGTTTCGGAATTAAAAGTCGGCAAGAACAACTCGCTCGCTTTTAATGTCGATGGTAAAACTTTAAACTTCACACCCGATGTTGATTTCAGACCGATGAATTTTTCGAGTGATACATCAATCACCGCAGAACTCGTATTTGCCGGCTACGGCATCGAAGCCGACACTCTGCATTACAACGATTATACAGGAATAGATGTGAAGGATAAGCTTGCAGTAATATTGCGATACTCACCTGATGGAAACAATCAGTCAAGCAATTTTTCCGGTTACTCTTCTTTCACAAAAAAAATAATGACTGCACGTGATAAAGGTGCGGCGGGAGTAATATTCGTTACAGGTCCCGTCGATGAAGCTAACGCTCCTCTCATTCCACTTCGACACGAACGCGGTTCAATGAACTCGGGGATTGCAGTTATACAACTCGACCAGAATGCAGCCAATTCGATATTCGAAAATATTAGAATGAATTTACTCTCTCTCCAAAAATCCATCAACGAAAATAAAAAACCTAACTCGTTTAATTTTGCAAATACAAGTGTTACACTCAAAACCGAAATAGAAAAAATATATTCCAACACTGCAAACGTTGTTGGATATTTTGATGGTAATGATGCTTCATTAAAAAGCGAACACATTATTATTGGTGCGCACTTTGATCATCTCGGATTGGGCGGTGCGAGTTCCGGTTCAATCGTTCCCGATTCAATAGCTGTTCACAACGGTGCTGACGATAACGCATCGGGGACAGCCGGACTTTTAGAGATTGCACAAAGTTTAGCATCCCATCACACTCAAATGAAACGTTCGTATGTGTTTGCAGCTTTTTCGGCAGAAGAACTTGGCTTGTTAGGGTCGGCACATTATGTCAAAAATTCTCCACTCCCACTCGATAAATCTGTCGCTATGATTAATTTGGACATGATTGGAAGATTAAAAGACAGCGTCCTGACTATACAGGGGGTTGGTACTTCGCCTGTATGGAACGAGATTATTCAAAAACAAAATCAAGATTCGGTTTTCAAATTAAAACTTGGGCAGGATGGTTTCGGCTCAAGCGACCACGCAAGTTTCACCAGTAAGGAAATACCGGTTTTATTTTTCTTCACAGGTTTGCACAGCGATTATCACCGCCCCTCGGATGATTGGCAATTGATTAATTACGAGGGACAAAAAATGGTTACCGATTTTGTAATAGGTGTTGTGCGACAGTTGGATGCAGTAAACGCAAAACCGAGCTTTGTAAAAATCGAACAAACTTCTGGTATGCGTGAAGGTGGTAGAAATTTCCGTGTTTCATTTGGGATTATGCCCGATTTTGGAGACGATTCAAAGGGGATGCGAATAAGCGGAACGCGTGCCGGCTCACCCGCCGAAAAAGCAGGGCTTAAGGCGA
- a CDS encoding redoxin domain-containing protein yields MKIIHIFLIFLITVTADTQTINIGDKLIDFTLPYATQDTIMHQGITLSEIIQKKPVVLAFYPADWSSGCTKQLCAFRDNFAMLEKLDAEILAISGDYVWSHHFWAKHQNYPFKLLSDHDHSVAKKYESYNAERGYNKRTVFVIDKQGKIAYIDKKYGVADDESFSNLKNALSKLADNK; encoded by the coding sequence ATGAAAATTATACATATTTTTTTAATATTTTTAATAACAGTAACCGCAGATACTCAAACAATAAATATCGGAGACAAGTTAATCGACTTCACACTCCCCTACGCCACACAGGATACTATTATGCATCAGGGAATTACGCTTTCAGAAATAATCCAGAAGAAGCCAGTCGTGCTTGCTTTTTATCCAGCAGACTGGAGCTCCGGCTGTACGAAGCAACTCTGTGCTTTCAGGGATAACTTTGCGATGTTGGAAAAATTAGATGCCGAGATATTAGCTATCAGCGGCGACTATGTTTGGTCGCACCATTTTTGGGCAAAGCACCAAAACTATCCGTTCAAATTGTTAAGCGACCACGACCATAGCGTTGCGAAAAAATACGAGAGCTACAACGCTGAAAGAGGTTATAACAAGCGAACCGTTTTCGTAATAGACAAACAAGGGAAAATTGCATACATAGATAAGAAGTATGGCGTAGCCGACGATGAGTCGTTCAGCAATTTAAAAAACGCATTATCGAAATTGGCAGATAATAAATAG
- a CDS encoding metal ABC transporter substrate-binding protein: protein MKVYILVITIFFSLIFLNHTFATIKVVTTLPDLADFTKAIGNDRVEVDFIVKGTQNPHYIEVKPSYMMKLRNADIFLQIGMELELWAQQIIDGSRNNRLIVVDCSNNIEKLEIPSDVDASQGDIHRYGNPHYWLDPMNVKIIMQNILNALIKVSPEEETYFKSNMDNYLSELNINITNWLKELEPFKNSNVITFHKSWTYFAKRFGLNVIDYIEPRPGITPTPSHTLKLLKLIKENNIKVIIVEPFYDDSVPKHIAAAANAKVIRLATSVGGVPRTDTYISLIDYNVKMLKENLK from the coding sequence ATGAAAGTTTATATATTAGTAATAACAATTTTCTTCTCACTCATTTTTCTAAACCATACTTTTGCTACTATCAAAGTAGTAACAACACTTCCCGATCTTGCCGATTTTACAAAAGCAATCGGTAACGATAGGGTAGAGGTCGATTTCATTGTTAAAGGCACACAAAACCCACACTATATCGAAGTGAAACCGAGTTATATGATGAAACTACGCAATGCTGATATTTTTTTGCAGATAGGGATGGAACTTGAACTCTGGGCGCAGCAAATTATTGATGGTTCACGAAATAACCGTTTGATTGTTGTTGATTGCTCAAACAATATTGAAAAACTCGAAATCCCTTCAGACGTAGATGCGAGTCAAGGCGATATTCACAGGTATGGAAATCCGCATTACTGGCTCGACCCGATGAATGTAAAAATTATTATGCAAAATATTTTAAATGCGTTAATAAAAGTTTCGCCAGAAGAGGAAACATATTTTAAATCAAATATGGATAATTATTTATCTGAGCTAAATATAAATATCACAAATTGGTTAAAGGAACTAGAGCCGTTTAAAAATTCTAATGTGATTACATTCCATAAGAGTTGGACGTACTTTGCAAAGCGTTTCGGATTAAATGTAATTGATTACATAGAGCCGAGACCTGGTATTACACCAACACCGTCGCACACTTTGAAACTTTTAAAACTTATAAAAGAAAACAATATTAAAGTAATTATCGTAGAACCATTTTACGACGATTCAGTACCTAAACACATAGCAGCTGCAGCAAATGCAAAAGTAATTCGTTTGGCAACTTCAGTCGGAGGAGTTCCTCGCACAGATACTTACATCAGTCTGATTGATTATAATGTAAAAATGTTAAAAGAAAATTTGAAATAG
- a CDS encoding metal ABC transporter ATP-binding protein, with amino-acid sequence MNHLIEFKNVTLGYGNNIILSNLNFAIEKGDFLGLVGPNGAGKTTVLRSIIGTLKPISGEIKLHTSKLSRSTFGYVPQRDLIDPIMPFTVEDIVMMGRYSKLGILKFPTSKDYRLLTECLQQVDIEDLRHQSFKDLSGGQKQRALIARALISEPEILVLDEPTSGMDLSSRQSILSLIKQLHTAGYTVILVSHLLSDVANTAIRIAFIEKNFFQVGNVSDILTSKNLSERYGIEVEVMEYKDKKIVITGDRNV; translated from the coding sequence ATGAATCACCTGATTGAATTTAAAAACGTAACACTTGGATATGGCAATAATATTATTCTGAGTAATCTTAATTTTGCAATTGAAAAAGGTGATTTTTTGGGATTGGTCGGCCCGAATGGTGCGGGCAAAACTACCGTTCTCCGCTCCATCATCGGAACACTCAAACCGATATCCGGCGAAATTAAACTACACACAAGTAAATTGAGCCGCTCAACATTCGGTTATGTGCCGCAACGTGACCTTATCGATCCGATTATGCCATTTACTGTAGAAGACATAGTAATGATGGGGAGATACAGCAAACTTGGGATTTTAAAATTTCCAACCTCAAAGGATTATCGACTTCTTACGGAGTGTTTGCAGCAAGTTGATATCGAAGATTTACGACACCAGTCGTTCAAAGATTTATCGGGTGGGCAGAAACAGCGGGCTTTAATTGCCCGTGCATTAATCAGCGAACCTGAAATTTTAGTTCTCGACGAGCCAACAAGTGGAATGGATTTATCCTCAAGGCAGTCGATCCTTTCGCTCATTAAACAACTTCATACTGCTGGTTATACAGTAATTTTAGTAAGCCATCTGTTAAGCGATGTGGCTAATACTGCGATTCGAATTGCTTTTATCGAGAAGAATTTCTTTCAAGTTGGAAATGTTTCGGATATCCTGACCTCAAAAAATTTATCAGAAAGATATGGAATCGAGGTTGAAGTTATGGAATACAAAGATAAAAAAATTGTAATTACTGGAGACCGAAATGTCTGA